A genomic region of Luteibacter aegosomatissinici contains the following coding sequences:
- a CDS encoding helix-turn-helix domain-containing protein, with amino-acid sequence MRIEDLSALSGVHRSQISRIERGIAVTLTPTARGLCECLGIPLPIDAGQGKAVLLSARVAALVHAYPDASEHVLRALEDIERQFGPVSPKDRRKRSKAP; translated from the coding sequence ATGCGTATCGAAGATCTGTCCGCGCTGAGTGGTGTCCACCGTTCGCAAATTTCGCGCATTGAACGCGGCATCGCAGTGACCCTGACGCCGACGGCGCGCGGTCTGTGCGAATGCCTGGGCATTCCGCTGCCGATCGACGCGGGGCAGGGCAAGGCCGTTTTACTCAGCGCGCGCGTCGCCGCCTTGGTGCACGCGTACCCGGATGCTTCCGAGCACGTGCTGCGTGCGCTGGAAGACATAGAGCGGCAGTTCGGGCCCGTCAGCCCCAAAGACCGTCGCAAGCGGTCGAAAGCCCCCTGA
- a CDS encoding Fe2+-dependent dioxygenase: MLLQIENIITADDTATLLSRLREAQWDDGRVTAGYQSAQAKRNTQVAEDDPIARALGDALVERLLANPTFFAAALPLRIYPPLFNRYEGGQAFGMHVDNAIRYDRRHTPPLAVRTDLSATLFLNDPESYDGGELIVEDTYGTHAIKLPAGHMVLYPGSSLHRVAPVTRGARTACFFWVQSMVPDAMRRRLLFDMDLSIQELASKGADAGAVLRLTGVYHNLLREWSIT, encoded by the coding sequence ATGCTTCTGCAGATCGAAAACATTATTACGGCCGACGACACCGCCACCCTGCTTTCGCGTTTGCGCGAAGCACAGTGGGACGACGGCCGCGTGACGGCGGGCTACCAATCCGCCCAGGCCAAGCGCAATACCCAGGTTGCCGAGGATGATCCCATTGCCCGCGCGCTGGGAGATGCCCTGGTCGAGCGGCTGCTGGCCAACCCCACCTTCTTTGCGGCCGCCCTGCCGCTGCGCATCTACCCGCCACTGTTCAATCGCTACGAGGGCGGCCAGGCGTTCGGCATGCATGTGGATAACGCCATCCGCTACGACCGTCGACACACGCCGCCACTGGCCGTGCGCACCGACCTCTCGGCTACCCTCTTCCTCAACGATCCCGAGTCCTACGATGGCGGCGAGCTCATCGTCGAAGATACGTACGGCACGCATGCGATCAAGCTCCCGGCGGGGCACATGGTGCTCTACCCCGGAAGCAGCCTGCACCGCGTAGCGCCGGTGACCCGCGGTGCGCGCACCGCATGCTTCTTCTGGGTGCAGAGCATGGTGCCTGATGCGATGCGCCGACGGCTGCTCTTCGATATGGATCTTTCCATACAGGAACTGGCCAGCAAGGGTGCGGATGCCGGCGCAGTGCTGAGGCTAACCGGCGTGTATCACAACCTGCTACGCGAATGGTCGATCACATGA
- a CDS encoding TonB-dependent receptor — MSSYITSRSVPPRRLVASALGLVMAGSAAHATDAPNPDPQDKGKERKTENLEGMQVQSTVVNSTSPKFTAPLIDTPRSVTVVPQEIIQQTNAISLLDVLRTVPGITFGAGEGGNPNGDRPIIRGFDSESSIFVDGVRSSGSQQREIFDIEQVEVTKGPSSAYTGRGSVGGSVNLVTKAPEAKNFVAGSIGLGTDAYRRGTADWNQMFGDDSAFRLNLMAHDANIPGRDGPDQSRWGVAPSVTFGLHADTSVTLSYYHMQTDDTPDSGIPYNNPNNAPTRSGSPIDVPRDTYYGLLDRDFQKQKNDIGQIVVKHNFADGWQLRNTSVYARSTNDYLWTQPDDSNGNFLANGGIWRRANNRISATDSLTNQTDLTGAFETGSVKHTIAAGIEIANEKTNRSQYLVDPAKNAADTHNIGAITNGACSAKYGIGAASNYWCAPVIDPNPHDPWQGALIGGQNPNRITTNTRSAWAFDTMDFNEMWSLNLGGRYDHFETKSTAVTTTNATVRVRNNSSFWNWQAGLVFKPAENGSIYASWGTSSNPPGVDAGDGADGIAATNDSLKPESSRNLELGSKWDLLDNRISLTGAVFRSEKSNARVATGGRGSVMVNAGKQRVDGVEIGINGRITEKWNVFGGYTWLDSDLVKPAPADAASKGNQFPNTPKNSFTLWTTYAFTPRFTLGGGAYAMDRVYGNTANTKWVPGYTRYDLMASYVLNRNVTLQLNVQNLTNKYYFDKAYAAHYANVAPGRVGMLSANFRF; from the coding sequence ATGTCGTCGTATATCACCTCGAGGTCCGTACCACCCCGCCGCCTTGTCGCAAGCGCCCTGGGCCTGGTCATGGCCGGCTCCGCCGCCCACGCCACCGATGCGCCCAACCCGGACCCGCAGGACAAGGGCAAGGAGCGCAAAACCGAGAACCTCGAAGGCATGCAGGTGCAGTCGACGGTGGTCAACAGCACGTCGCCCAAGTTCACCGCACCGCTGATCGATACGCCGCGCTCGGTCACCGTCGTGCCGCAGGAAATCATCCAGCAGACCAACGCCATCTCCCTGCTCGATGTCCTTCGCACCGTCCCCGGCATTACGTTCGGCGCGGGCGAAGGTGGCAACCCTAACGGCGATCGCCCGATCATTCGCGGGTTCGATTCGGAAAGTTCCATCTTCGTCGATGGCGTGCGCAGCTCCGGCTCGCAGCAACGCGAGATCTTCGATATCGAACAGGTGGAAGTGACCAAGGGCCCAAGCTCGGCGTATACCGGCCGCGGCTCGGTGGGCGGCAGCGTGAACCTGGTGACGAAGGCGCCAGAGGCGAAGAACTTTGTGGCTGGCTCGATCGGCCTGGGCACCGATGCATACCGCCGCGGCACCGCGGACTGGAACCAGATGTTCGGCGACGACTCCGCGTTCCGCCTGAACCTGATGGCACATGACGCGAACATTCCCGGCCGCGACGGACCCGACCAGAGCCGCTGGGGCGTCGCACCCTCGGTCACTTTCGGACTGCATGCCGATACCAGCGTCACGCTGAGCTATTACCACATGCAGACGGATGACACGCCTGACAGCGGCATCCCGTACAACAACCCGAACAACGCGCCCACGCGCAGCGGCAGCCCCATCGATGTGCCGCGCGACACGTACTACGGCCTGCTGGACCGCGACTTCCAGAAGCAGAAGAACGATATCGGCCAGATCGTCGTGAAGCACAACTTCGCCGATGGCTGGCAGCTGCGCAACACATCGGTCTATGCACGTTCCACCAACGATTACCTGTGGACCCAGCCGGACGACAGCAACGGCAACTTCCTCGCGAACGGCGGGATCTGGCGCCGCGCCAACAACCGCATCAGCGCCACGGATTCGCTCACCAACCAGACGGACCTGACCGGTGCGTTCGAAACCGGCTCGGTCAAGCACACCATCGCAGCCGGCATCGAAATCGCCAACGAAAAGACCAACCGTTCGCAGTACCTGGTGGACCCGGCAAAGAACGCCGCCGATACGCACAACATCGGCGCGATCACCAACGGCGCGTGCTCGGCGAAGTACGGTATCGGCGCGGCATCCAATTACTGGTGCGCCCCGGTTATCGATCCCAACCCGCACGATCCGTGGCAGGGCGCGCTGATCGGCGGCCAGAACCCGAACCGCATCACGACGAACACGCGGTCTGCGTGGGCGTTCGATACGATGGACTTCAACGAGATGTGGTCGCTGAACCTTGGCGGCCGTTATGACCACTTCGAGACCAAGTCCACCGCGGTGACCACCACGAACGCCACCGTGCGCGTGCGCAACAATTCGTCGTTCTGGAACTGGCAGGCGGGCCTGGTGTTCAAGCCGGCCGAGAACGGCAGCATCTACGCGTCATGGGGCACCTCGTCCAACCCACCGGGCGTGGATGCCGGCGACGGTGCCGATGGCATCGCCGCGACGAATGACTCGCTCAAGCCCGAGAGCAGCCGTAACCTGGAACTCGGCAGCAAGTGGGACCTGCTGGACAACCGCATTTCGCTGACCGGCGCTGTGTTCCGCAGTGAAAAGAGCAACGCGCGCGTTGCCACCGGTGGCCGCGGCAGCGTCATGGTCAACGCGGGCAAGCAACGCGTCGACGGCGTGGAGATCGGCATCAACGGCCGCATCACCGAGAAGTGGAACGTCTTCGGTGGTTACACCTGGCTGGATAGCGACCTGGTCAAGCCGGCGCCAGCGGATGCGGCGAGCAAGGGCAACCAGTTCCCGAATACGCCGAAAAACAGCTTCACGCTTTGGACCACCTATGCGTTTACTCCGCGCTTTACGCTGGGTGGCGGCGCGTATGCCATGGATCGTGTGTACGGCAATACGGCCAACACCAAGTGGGTGCCGGGCTACACGCGCTATGACCTGATGGCATCGTATGTGCTCAACCGCAATGTGACCCTGCAACTAAACGTGCAGAACCTCACGAACAAGTACTACTTCGACAAGGCCTATGCCGCGCACTACGCCAACGTGGCACCGGGTCGCGTCGGTATGCTCAGCGCCAACTTCCGCTTCTGA
- a CDS encoding efflux RND transporter permease subunit — MPAAFLARHAATLILLTVMLAMMGAVAALNLPVGLFPQVSFPRIVVDLSAGDRPAETTSLLVTRPVEDAIRSIPGVNSVRSETSRGEAQISVDFGWGRDMIASTLLVDAAIARTMPDLPVGARYDVRRMDPTVFPIISYALRGEGISPVALRDFAQYRMAPMLASVPGLARVDVQGGQAAEIEVDVDPHALASRGLTATDVVTAIAAANQVSAVGRIQDHHKLFLVVANDPVSDARAVASIPLANAGGGRTTVGDVATVRSGVAPDWTRVAEDGRPAVLLNVFEQPDGNAVQMAAAVRSKLKSLPLPPGITLKKWYDQSELVTASAGSVWEAIAIGLVLAALVLFAFLRSMRLVAIVFIAVPAILAGTILCLSVTGLSFNIMTLGGMAAAVGLVIDDVMVMVEHMARRVAAAGGRRYDVVIYDAAGEFIVPLSGSSLATLIVFVPLAFLDGVTGAFSRALSITMGAALIVSWIVTAFVVPPLAARFSRPRSWVHVPARWERAFARAHGHVMRVAFRRPWFVVALVAGTFAVGIVSYMHVPTGFMPEADEGGFVLDYYTAPGTSIIETEREVAQIESLLRMNKDIDTFSRRLGTGLGGDLGQSYHGDFFVKLKAGHDAATLDVMNDVRDRILHNVPGVQVEVAQLMEDLIGDLTAVPQPIEVKLYGDDVSTLLPLADRIAHAMAHVPGLVDVKSGAQLAGDALEVRVDPTAAAAEGVTVQAVSQAISDGLVGVIATELPSATKSIGVRVVGAGSSAWRITNLLAFPIRSADGHMFPLSRVAAVVPVAGQPQITREDLQAMVPVTARIEHGGIKSAVARVRAELARPGVLPPGVRYELGGLYQQQQMAFTGLKKVFAAAMGAEFLLLMFLYRRARIALLVIAASLVSASAVFAGLWIAGVDLNVTAMMGLTMVLGIGTEMSIFLVSEYMAIGSRLGWRLAMRRAVRNRLRPITMTTLAAILTLLPLVLALGQGADMQQPLAVAIVAGLLLQFPMVLVALPVALHVAMGRVKTLS; from the coding sequence ATGCCGGCTGCGTTCCTGGCGCGGCATGCCGCGACACTCATCCTGCTCACCGTCATGCTGGCGATGATGGGTGCGGTCGCCGCGCTCAATCTTCCGGTTGGGCTGTTCCCGCAAGTATCGTTCCCGCGGATCGTCGTGGACCTTTCGGCTGGCGACCGCCCGGCCGAAACCACATCGCTGCTCGTGACCCGGCCCGTTGAGGACGCCATACGGTCCATCCCCGGCGTTAACAGCGTGCGCTCGGAGACATCTCGCGGCGAGGCGCAGATCTCGGTGGATTTCGGTTGGGGCCGCGACATGATCGCATCGACCCTGCTTGTCGACGCCGCCATCGCGAGGACCATGCCCGACCTGCCCGTGGGTGCGCGCTATGACGTTCGCCGCATGGACCCCACGGTCTTCCCGATTATTTCGTACGCCCTGCGCGGTGAGGGTATCTCGCCCGTGGCCCTGCGTGACTTCGCGCAATATCGCATGGCCCCCATGCTGGCTTCCGTCCCTGGGTTGGCGCGCGTCGATGTGCAGGGTGGCCAGGCCGCCGAGATCGAAGTCGACGTGGATCCGCACGCGCTCGCTTCGCGCGGCCTCACCGCCACCGATGTCGTCACCGCCATCGCCGCAGCAAACCAGGTGAGTGCGGTCGGTCGTATCCAGGATCATCACAAACTGTTTCTCGTCGTGGCAAACGATCCGGTAAGCGACGCGCGGGCCGTGGCGTCCATTCCCCTGGCCAATGCCGGTGGGGGGCGGACCACCGTGGGCGATGTGGCGACGGTGAGGAGCGGTGTGGCACCCGACTGGACCCGCGTCGCCGAGGACGGCCGGCCAGCCGTCCTCCTGAACGTATTCGAGCAGCCCGATGGCAATGCCGTGCAGATGGCGGCAGCGGTTCGGTCGAAATTGAAGAGTCTGCCGTTGCCACCCGGCATCACGTTGAAAAAGTGGTACGACCAGAGTGAGCTGGTGACGGCGTCGGCCGGTAGCGTGTGGGAAGCGATCGCGATTGGCCTGGTCCTGGCGGCGCTGGTGCTTTTCGCCTTCCTCCGCAGCATGCGCCTCGTCGCGATCGTCTTTATCGCCGTGCCGGCCATCCTGGCGGGAACCATTCTTTGCCTGAGCGTCACCGGGCTCAGCTTCAACATCATGACCCTGGGCGGCATGGCGGCCGCGGTGGGGCTGGTCATCGATGATGTCATGGTCATGGTTGAGCACATGGCACGCCGGGTGGCGGCGGCCGGTGGGCGCCGCTACGACGTCGTCATCTACGATGCGGCCGGGGAGTTTATCGTGCCGCTTTCAGGATCAAGCCTGGCTACGTTGATCGTGTTCGTGCCGCTGGCGTTCCTCGATGGGGTGACGGGTGCGTTCTCGCGAGCGCTATCGATCACGATGGGCGCGGCCCTGATCGTATCCTGGATCGTCACGGCGTTCGTGGTGCCGCCGCTGGCAGCGCGCTTTTCGCGTCCACGAAGCTGGGTACACGTGCCAGCGCGATGGGAGCGCGCCTTTGCACGCGCCCACGGCCACGTGATGCGGGTAGCGTTCCGCCGCCCATGGTTCGTGGTCGCGCTTGTCGCCGGTACGTTTGCGGTAGGCATCGTTTCGTACATGCATGTGCCAACCGGTTTCATGCCCGAGGCCGATGAGGGTGGCTTCGTGCTCGATTACTACACGGCACCGGGTACCTCCATCATCGAGACGGAACGCGAAGTCGCGCAGATCGAATCCCTGCTGCGGATGAACAAGGATATCGATACCTTCTCACGCCGCCTCGGCACCGGCCTGGGTGGGGATCTGGGCCAGTCGTACCACGGCGATTTCTTCGTCAAGCTGAAAGCTGGCCACGATGCCGCGACACTCGACGTGATGAACGACGTACGCGACCGCATTCTGCATAACGTCCCGGGCGTGCAGGTGGAGGTGGCGCAGCTCATGGAGGACCTTATCGGTGATCTGACGGCCGTCCCGCAGCCCATCGAGGTCAAGCTGTATGGGGACGACGTCTCGACGTTGCTCCCACTGGCCGATCGCATTGCCCATGCCATGGCCCATGTGCCGGGCCTGGTGGATGTGAAGAGTGGCGCACAGCTCGCGGGTGATGCCCTGGAGGTGCGTGTTGATCCAACCGCCGCGGCCGCTGAGGGTGTGACCGTTCAGGCCGTGTCCCAGGCGATTTCCGATGGCCTCGTCGGCGTCATTGCGACAGAACTGCCCAGCGCCACCAAATCGATCGGCGTACGCGTGGTGGGTGCCGGCTCGTCGGCGTGGCGGATAACCAACCTGCTCGCGTTTCCCATACGCTCTGCCGATGGACATATGTTCCCGCTATCGCGCGTCGCTGCGGTGGTGCCGGTCGCAGGCCAGCCACAAATCACCCGTGAAGACCTGCAAGCCATGGTGCCTGTGACGGCACGCATCGAGCATGGGGGCATTAAGTCGGCCGTGGCCAGGGTGCGGGCTGAACTGGCCCGGCCGGGGGTGCTTCCGCCTGGCGTGCGATATGAACTCGGTGGCCTCTACCAGCAACAGCAGATGGCGTTCACGGGACTGAAGAAAGTATTCGCGGCCGCTATGGGCGCGGAATTCCTGCTGCTCATGTTTCTTTACCGGCGTGCTCGCATCGCGTTGCTCGTCATTGCCGCTTCGCTTGTTTCGGCGTCTGCGGTATTCGCCGGGCTGTGGATCGCGGGCGTGGATCTTAACGTCACTGCGATGATGGGCCTCACGATGGTGCTTGGTATTGGTACCGAGATGTCGATCTTCCTGGTATCCGAATACATGGCCATCGGTTCGCGTCTTGGCTGGCGTTTGGCGATGCGTCGCGCCGTGCGCAATCGCCTTCGCCCCATCACGATGACGACGTTGGCTGCGATCCTCACGTTGTTGCCTTTGGTGCTTGCGCTAGGTCAGGGGGCGGATATGCAACAGCCGCTCGCGGTGGCGATTGTTGCAGGACTGTTGCTGCAGTTTCCGATGGTGCTTGTCGCACTGCCGGTGGCACTGCACGTCGCCATGGGGCGGGTAAAAACGCTAAGTTGA
- a CDS encoding ABC transporter transmembrane domain-containing protein: MSGERRAKSRNIGALRNLWPFMKPHKGLVFGWLVFLALSSGASLALPPALRHIIDRGFLASNVATINGTFLALFAVAVVLAIATAGRYYCIALLGERSLASLRAALYKHVIGLDVGFYESTRVGELTSRLGTDTEVVQTLVGSGISVALRSAVMLIGSAVAMAWTSPHLAGLTALVIPAVMLPILIFGRRVQKLSRHSQDRIADAAAVANETLNAAQAVKAYNREPIESRRYADAIALALATARRRIGMRSLLTAAVIVLIFGAITLVLWSGARDVIAGTLQPGVLSQFVLYAIFAAGSVAGLSEVWGDVLSAAGAMERIGELFAEQPLIRTPEAPEPLPVPVTGSLHFDHVEFRYPSRPDVAALSDFTLDIAPGETVALVGPSGAGKSTVFSLLLRFHDPKSGSIRFDGVDLRALALPDLRGSIALVPQETVIFGGSAADNIRFGRENATNDEVREAARLAEADGFLSALPEGYEAALGERGVRLSGGQKQRIAIARAILRDAPLLLLDEATSALDAQSEAAIQQALERLEKGRTTLVIAHRLATVQRADRIVVMEAGRIVAQGTHEQLLAQGGLYAELARLQFVA; the protein is encoded by the coding sequence ATGAGCGGCGAACGCAGGGCGAAATCACGCAATATCGGCGCGTTGCGCAACCTTTGGCCGTTCATGAAGCCGCACAAGGGCCTTGTGTTTGGCTGGCTGGTGTTCCTGGCCCTGTCCTCCGGCGCCTCACTGGCCCTGCCCCCGGCGCTCCGCCACATCATCGACCGGGGCTTCCTCGCCTCGAACGTCGCCACCATCAATGGCACCTTCCTGGCCCTGTTTGCGGTGGCGGTGGTGCTCGCCATCGCCACGGCCGGGCGCTACTACTGCATCGCGTTGCTGGGTGAGCGTTCGCTCGCCTCGCTCAGGGCCGCGCTATACAAGCACGTCATCGGCCTCGACGTGGGCTTCTATGAAAGCACCCGCGTGGGCGAGCTCACCTCGCGCCTCGGTACCGATACCGAGGTGGTCCAGACGCTGGTGGGCTCGGGCATTTCCGTCGCGCTGCGCAGCGCCGTGATGCTGATCGGCTCGGCCGTGGCGATGGCCTGGACGAGTCCGCACCTCGCCGGCCTCACGGCATTGGTCATCCCTGCGGTGATGTTGCCGATCCTCATCTTCGGCCGCCGCGTGCAAAAGCTCTCACGGCATAGCCAGGACCGCATCGCCGATGCGGCCGCGGTGGCAAACGAGACGCTCAATGCCGCACAGGCGGTGAAGGCCTATAACCGCGAACCGATCGAGAGCCGCCGCTATGCCGATGCCATCGCGTTGGCCCTGGCCACGGCGCGTCGCCGCATCGGCATGCGCTCGCTGCTTACCGCGGCGGTCATCGTCCTGATCTTTGGCGCGATCACGCTCGTGCTGTGGAGTGGCGCGCGCGATGTGATCGCCGGCACCCTGCAGCCAGGTGTGCTCAGCCAGTTCGTGCTCTATGCCATCTTCGCCGCCGGCTCGGTGGCGGGCCTGTCCGAGGTGTGGGGGGATGTACTGAGCGCCGCCGGCGCCATGGAGCGCATCGGCGAGTTGTTCGCCGAGCAGCCGCTGATCCGCACGCCCGAGGCACCGGAACCGCTGCCGGTGCCGGTCACCGGCTCGCTGCATTTCGACCACGTGGAATTCCGTTACCCGTCACGCCCAGACGTAGCGGCCCTCTCGGACTTCACCCTCGACATCGCGCCAGGCGAAACCGTCGCCCTGGTAGGCCCCTCGGGCGCCGGCAAGAGCACCGTGTTCAGCCTGCTGCTCCGCTTCCACGATCCGAAGTCGGGCTCCATTCGCTTCGATGGCGTGGACCTGCGCGCGCTGGCCCTGCCCGACCTGCGTGGCTCCATTGCGCTCGTGCCGCAGGAGACGGTGATCTTTGGCGGCAGTGCTGCGGACAATATTCGCTTCGGCCGTGAGAACGCGACGAATGATGAGGTGCGTGAAGCCGCGCGCCTCGCCGAAGCCGACGGATTCCTCTCCGCACTGCCGGAAGGCTACGAGGCGGCGCTGGGCGAACGTGGCGTGCGCCTGTCAGGCGGCCAGAAGCAGCGCATCGCCATCGCTCGCGCCATCCTGCGCGATGCGCCGCTACTGCTGCTGGATGAAGCGACCTCGGCACTGGATGCGCAGTCGGAAGCGGCGATCCAGCAGGCGCTGGAGCGGCTTGAAAAGGGTCGCACGACGCTGGTCATCGCCCACCGCCTGGCCACCGTGCAACGGGCGGACCGGATCGTGGTGATGGAGGCCGGCCGGATCGTGGCCCAGGGCACCCATGAGCAGTTGCTGGCCCAGGGCGGCCTTTATGCCGAACTGGCGCGACTGCAGTTCGTGGCTTGA
- a CDS encoding efflux RND transporter periplasmic adaptor subunit: MRRTRMASFALCLGVLAGCQATPDDDAAHEVASAAVLVAPPQKGVMPRTVVAWGEVSQGAPYQHMITLPFDGSLATLKVAQGEAVHRGQVLASFDLAPDARATMDMARTGVQSAAASLAHVRRLRNDALATDEQVVQASKALADAQAAFAVFAQAGSADSSVALRAPVDGTVATVAVSPGQVVAANTPLLAISPTASLTVAAGVEPGAAGMVRAGMPVDLELVGGTRRMSGHVLGIAGAIDAQTRLVPVRIRPDASPMPGSTWRAEITVGEAAGWTAPADAVVDDSRGRCVYQVRDGKAHRVDVRVVLERGDRVLLSGDIDPSVPLVTAGGPQLAEGMTVVTSGGGR; the protein is encoded by the coding sequence ATGCGTAGGACCCGTATGGCGTCGTTCGCCCTATGCCTTGGCGTACTCGCCGGTTGCCAGGCCACACCGGACGACGATGCGGCGCACGAAGTGGCGTCGGCTGCCGTGCTCGTCGCTCCGCCACAGAAGGGTGTCATGCCCCGCACGGTCGTTGCGTGGGGTGAGGTGAGCCAGGGCGCTCCCTATCAGCACATGATCACCCTGCCGTTTGATGGTTCGCTGGCGACGTTGAAGGTGGCGCAAGGCGAGGCGGTGCACAGAGGCCAGGTACTCGCCTCGTTCGACCTTGCGCCCGACGCCAGGGCTACGATGGACATGGCAAGGACCGGCGTGCAGAGCGCGGCGGCATCGCTCGCGCATGTGCGCCGCCTGCGCAACGATGCACTGGCCACTGACGAACAGGTGGTGCAGGCATCGAAGGCACTGGCGGATGCGCAGGCGGCATTTGCGGTGTTCGCCCAGGCCGGCTCGGCAGATTCTTCAGTCGCGTTGCGTGCGCCCGTGGACGGAACCGTGGCGACGGTAGCTGTCTCGCCGGGCCAAGTGGTCGCCGCTAACACGCCTCTGCTTGCCATTTCCCCTACGGCAAGCCTTACGGTGGCCGCAGGAGTCGAGCCCGGCGCAGCGGGGATGGTGCGCGCCGGCATGCCGGTGGATCTGGAACTCGTGGGCGGCACCCGTCGGATGTCGGGACACGTACTTGGCATCGCTGGTGCCATCGACGCACAAACGCGCCTGGTGCCGGTACGTATCCGCCCGGATGCATCGCCGATGCCTGGAAGTACGTGGCGGGCCGAGATCACGGTGGGGGAGGCTGCGGGATGGACGGCCCCTGCGGATGCGGTCGTCGACGATAGCAGGGGCCGGTGCGTTTACCAGGTCCGTGACGGGAAGGCACATCGCGTCGACGTGCGTGTCGTCCTTGAGCGCGGCGACCGTGTATTGCTCAGCGGCGACATCGATCCATCGGTGCCGCTCGTGACCGCCGGCGGTCCCCAACTGGCTGAAGGCATGACCGTGGTCACCAGCGGCGGTGGCCGCTAA
- a CDS encoding ligase-associated DNA damage response exonuclease, which yields MDSDLLLPRPEGLYCPAGDFYIDPMLPVARAVVTHAHGDHARAGSALYHVASAGSALMRERLGATATLRAYDYGERFTLGETVLSLHPSGHVLGAAQVRIEGRGKVAVVSGDYKRDPDPTCAPFEPVPCDVFVTESTFGLPIYRWPPMGEVIDDLMGWWADCAERGIPAVLFCYALGKAQRVLAELATRTDRAVYLHGAMVRLVEDYREAGVHMVPTEAVSETAHGRDFAGELILAPPSAAGAPWMKRFSKASTGFASGWMQVRGARRRRGYDRGFIVSDHADWPGLIRSVEDCGAKRIYVTHGDGEALIRYLRERGHDARSLRSLGEMPDARASEEGD from the coding sequence ATGGATAGCGACCTGCTGCTACCCCGCCCTGAAGGGCTTTACTGCCCGGCGGGCGATTTCTATATCGACCCCATGCTGCCGGTCGCCCGCGCCGTGGTCACGCACGCGCACGGGGACCATGCGCGTGCAGGCAGCGCGCTGTATCACGTGGCCAGCGCGGGCTCGGCGCTGATGCGCGAGCGGCTCGGCGCCACGGCCACCCTTCGCGCCTACGACTACGGTGAACGGTTCACGCTGGGCGAGACGGTGCTTAGCCTTCACCCCTCCGGCCATGTGCTGGGGGCCGCGCAGGTGCGCATCGAGGGCCGCGGCAAGGTCGCCGTGGTGTCGGGCGATTACAAACGCGACCCGGATCCCACCTGCGCACCGTTTGAGCCCGTACCGTGCGATGTCTTCGTCACCGAATCCACGTTCGGCCTGCCGATCTACCGATGGCCGCCGATGGGTGAGGTGATCGACGACCTGATGGGGTGGTGGGCGGATTGCGCCGAACGTGGCATCCCGGCCGTGCTGTTTTGCTACGCGCTGGGCAAGGCGCAGCGGGTCCTTGCCGAGCTCGCCACGCGCACCGACCGCGCGGTTTACCTGCATGGCGCCATGGTGCGACTGGTGGAGGATTACCGCGAGGCGGGTGTGCACATGGTGCCGACCGAGGCGGTCAGCGAAACCGCCCACGGCCGCGATTTCGCCGGGGAACTCATCCTCGCCCCGCCCTCGGCTGCCGGCGCGCCGTGGATGAAACGCTTCTCGAAAGCCTCTACCGGGTTCGCCTCCGGCTGGATGCAGGTGCGCGGTGCGCGGCGCCGCCGCGGCTACGATCGCGGCTTCATCGTGTCCGATCACGCGGATTGGCCGGGATTGATCCGCAGCGTGGAAGACTGCGGCGCGAAGCGGATCTACGTGACCCACGGTGATGGCGAGGCGTTGATCCGTTATCTGCGCGAACGCGGCCACGACGCCCGCTCACTACGTTCACTCGGCGAGATGCCGGACGCACGCGCCAGCGAGGAAGGCGACTGA
- a CDS encoding tetratricopeptide repeat protein, with translation MTAFDVDAFGTELATSSTCAHAYALRLAKEGDATAQTIVGQMFLDGQGCDAQPVEAVYWFMQAAHLASPMAMNMLGRCHENGWGAVVNHELAAVWFRRAAEHGLDWGMYNYAHVLEQGRGLRESRIDAFAWFSRAAALGHARAMCFLARYFEHGWETPQDLPRAYALYEASANAGDYRGECAWASVLAGQGRHDEARAFLERGLSKAPEAFVASMKEVLLAHPSGGIRGLSTACDGLWG, from the coding sequence ATGACGGCCTTTGATGTAGACGCCTTCGGGACCGAGCTCGCCACCTCATCGACATGTGCGCACGCCTATGCGCTGCGGCTGGCGAAGGAAGGCGACGCCACCGCGCAAACCATCGTCGGCCAGATGTTCCTGGATGGCCAGGGCTGCGATGCCCAACCTGTGGAGGCGGTGTACTGGTTCATGCAGGCGGCGCACCTGGCCTCACCCATGGCCATGAACATGCTGGGCCGCTGCCACGAAAACGGCTGGGGTGCCGTGGTGAATCACGAACTGGCTGCCGTGTGGTTCCGCCGCGCGGCCGAACATGGCCTCGACTGGGGTATGTACAACTACGCCCATGTGCTGGAACAGGGGCGGGGCCTGCGCGAGAGCCGTATCGACGCGTTCGCGTGGTTCAGTCGTGCCGCCGCACTTGGCCACGCGCGAGCCATGTGTTTCCTGGCGCGCTATTTCGAGCACGGGTGGGAAACCCCGCAGGATCTGCCGCGGGCATATGCGCTTTACGAGGCGTCGGCCAACGCCGGGGATTATCGCGGCGAGTGCGCCTGGGCCTCGGTGTTAGCCGGCCAGGGCCGTCATGATGAAGCCAGGGCCTTCCTGGAACGCGGCCTGTCCAAGGCACCCGAAGCCTTTGTCGCCAGCATGAAAGAAGTGCTTCTCGCCCACCCTTCAGGCGGCATCAGGGGGCTTTCGACCGCTTGCGACGGTCTTTGGGGCTGA